The DNA segment AGTAGAAATAAAGGATCAGAGCTTCAGAATTAGAAATAATGAATCATAGACCAGGAGTTGTTGAACTACATACGATACACTTGCGGATGGATTGGTTAGATACGGCTCTGTGAGATAGCCAAGGCGCAGCCTCCATGGTCGCAAAACTATAATTGGAGAGATCAAAGTGAAAAATAAAAAGGTTTTATCAACGGAGAAATATATAAGAAGCCTCTATGTTTCAAATTCTATAAGAGAGCCTGTTATTAGTACGGCAATTAGTCAACTAGGACTCCCTGAAGGAACCTATGGTTTAGATATTGGATGCGGAATAGGACTGTATACTTTACTGCTAGCTGAAACGGTGGGGTTAAATGGGCACGTTTTAGGTATCGACACAACAGAAGAATTTTTGAAAAAGGCTTGTTCACTAGCATCTGATAAGAGCCTTGAAAAAAGTGTTTCATTTAAGAAGGCGGACGCAAGTAAACTCCCGTTTCAAGATAATACTTTTGACTGGGCTGGTAGTATGGATTTTGTTGGGTATGGGAACCAAAACCCCGTTTCCTTACTGAAAGAGGCGCACAGGGTAGTGAAACCGGGAGGGATTGTGTTTATTCTTATGTGGTCTTCTCAAATGTTACTTCCAGGATACCCTTTACTTGAGGCTAGGTTGAATGCTACTTCATCAGGGATTGCTCCATTTAAAGCTTCGATGCCTCCTGAATTGCATTTTATGCGTTCTTTGAGTTGGTTTAATCAAATTGGTTTTGCTGAACCAATTTTTCGGACATTTGTAAGAGATATAAGTCCACCATTATCATCTGAGATGAGAATGGCTTTGACAGAATTATTTCAAATGCGTTGGGGGGAAATAGATTTAGAAGTCACATCTGAAGATTGGAAAGACTATCAGCGGCTCTGTCATCCAGATTCTCCGGATTTTATACTCAATGTTCCTGATTATTGTGCTTTTATTACATATTCTTTATTTTGTGGTAGAGTGGTTCAATGATTAAGGGGCCGCCATCCATGGCAAGGTTATTACTCCTGCAAAAGAAAATTGATTGATGAGAGTTATTCACAACCAAAACGTCTATATTGCCTATTCCATAGTTTATTTTTTCATGGAGATGAACTGATGAAATCAAGTAAATTCGAGCAATACATAAGATATATAGAACTAGATAGAGAAAAAGTTCCATCATTCTCTATATATCCCTTTAATTTATCTGCAATAAGAAACCTACAGACTTTAGTCTTTCATCCAAAAGTCACATTTATCATCGGAGAGAATGGTTCGGGAAAGTCAACGATTTTAGAATCAATAGCCGTCGCCTATGGATTTAATGCTGAAGGTGGTGTTTCAGATTTTGAAGCATATGAATATCAAAAGGCATAAGAATATAATCATTTTTATCGCTATTGTAGTTATTATAATGTCGTTTTTTGGTTTTAAGAAAGAGAAAATTTTCTTAATTGTATATACCCATAAAAGTTTTTTAAACGAATGCATCAAGAATCAGACGTATGAGAAAGCGAGTAAAATAATAGGAATAAAGAAGATAACCCCATATTCACTGCGTAATAAAGAGAAATTTGTTGATTTTTATTGTTCTGGAAGTGGATTAGTTCCGAATTCTGTTTATTATGGTTTCTATTACATCAGTAATGATAGGCCTTTGGGGTTTCAAGCAAAATCTGTGGAGTTTAAATCAGATGGGGATGGCTGGAGATGGGAGGAAAAGTGGGAAAATCCAAATAGTGATAATTGGATGTATACCGAAAAGATTACTGATAACTGGTATTATTATGAAGCCGGATTTTAATTAACAGAAGTATTATGAAACAATATATACGAAATCTTGAAGTTGGTTGGTCAACTGAAGTAATAAATTGTTATTTTGTGAGAGGTGTAATGACATGATAAAAAGTTTTGGTGGCATAAATATTTCATCGAAAAATCCTGAATTACTTGTGGAATTTTATAATGAAAAGCTAGGTATCCCGATTTTAACTAAAAATCCAAGCCAATGCAGCTATGACGGAGTGGAATTAGGTTTCAACATTAAAGAACCCGTTATTTGGATTTGGAACGAAAACAAATGGGGTAAATCAAATTTCGGTGCAGTTACATTTGTTTTTCGTTGCGATGATCTTGATGAAACATACCGTGAATTGAAAGAAAAAAATGTCATTCTTGACCCACCGATTACTGCTGTTTGGGGCGGGAAAGAGCTTAATGTTAAAGATCTTGATGGCAATAATATTCTTATGTTGGAAGAATAGAACAAATGAAAACAAGATTAACACATAGTACGAAACTGTAATTGGGTTCAGAGCAGAAGAATCATATTCAGGTTGTTTTCGATGCCTCCGATTAGAGAGATAATTGATGAAAGGATTTATAGTAGATGAGTACAGAGAGCAAAACAATACCGTTAGAAGCAACTCAAGCCCTCAAGATTGTACAGGAGCTGCTCGGTAGTGCTGTAGAAGGAGTATATCTCTTTGGTTCAGCGGTTGCCGGCGGCTTGCAAGTAAACAGTGATGTGGATGTTCTCATGGTTGTTAATCGGAGACTACCCGCAGAAACTCGAAGAGACCTCGTCACCAGATTGATGGAGGTCTCTGGTAAGATAGGAAATACTGATTCTATCCGACCTCTTGAAGTTACGATTATAAACAAAACTGATGTTGTACCTTGGCGATACCCTCCCAAAAATGAATTTATCTATGGTGAGTGGCTTAGGGAGCAGTATGAGGGAGGACAAATCCCAGAATCAGCTTATGATCCTGATTTGACTATCCTGCTGAAGCAAATAAGAGAAAATAGTATTTCATTGGTGGGGCCTGATGCTTCAGATATGTTCGATCTCGTACCGATGAAAGATATTCGAAGAGCAATTAAGGAGTCGATGCCTGGATTAATGGAGAGTATTAAGGGTGATGAGCGTAATGTAATCCTGACTCTTGCACGAATGTGGCTGACAGTGACAGTTGGTGAAATTTCTTCTAAAGATGCAGCTGCGGCATGGGCTATACCCCGGCTACCAAAAGAACAAGGGGCTCTGCTTGATTTAGCCCGAAGAGCCTATCGAGGAGAAGGTAATGATAGTTGGGAAGGACGAGAGCATGAGATTATAGAACTGGTTGGTCATATGAAGCTGTCGATAGAGTCTGGTCTTAGTAGCTGAGCATGCGCATAGAGAGTCGGACACCTTAAAACAATACCTATTATTTGGAGGTTGACTTATGAAAGCATATATTGGAATTAAGTATCATCATGACTGCAGAAATAGGGTTATAATTGAAAAGATAGCTTCGATTCTTGAAGATGCGGGGTATGAGACTAGTTGCATAATTCGTGACAAAGAAAAATGGGGCTCAGTGACGCTTACTCCAAAAACGAACTAATGGAAGCAACTTTCAAAGAAATCGATTCGAGCAATGTAGTTGTAATTGATATAACCGAAAAAGGTGTCGGTTTAGGAATAGAGTCGGGATACGCATATGCAAAAGGGATACCAGTGTACATAGTTGCAAAAAAGGGTTCTGAAATGTCAAATACAATGCTCGGGATTTCAAAGAAAGTGTTTATTTATGAAGAACTTGAAGATATGGTAACAATGTTTAGTAAATAACACACAACAAGGTAGGGGGTAGTCTACTACCCTGTGAGGAAAGCGGGGAAATACCTGTTGCAGCGGTATGTGATAAAACAGGAGTTATCAAATGGTTTTATACGGATGAGCTGGAGGTACTTGAGATTGACGGGATCAAAGTAGTAGATTTATTGAGTTTATATGGAGAAAGTGATGAGGAGAATCTAGCAACTTAACAGTACATCTGCCCTGCATGCCAGTATAAAATACCTGTAGATTTGCCAGGAGTGCCCTTAGGAAAGAGAGGCAGTAGATGGGAATTATAAACGTGCTTAAAAATAAAAAGATTAAAGTAACTGAAATTCCAAAATGGGGAGCTTTTCTGCGAAAACAATGGGAAGATAATTTTGCTAATCATTTAAGTGTTGAAGAGAGAAAGAGTATCTATCTCTGGAATAATAGTGGGCTTTGTGGATACTTATGGCATTTGTTTAGCTATGAAAAAAGAGCTTGTCTAAAAAGAGAAGAAGCTGAAAAAGCCTTTAATAATGAGCATAAAGGCTCTTGTTATGTTTTCTGGCAACATACAGATTATGCTTTAATTCTTGAAAATGCATATATATTGAATACTGAGGATTTAGAGGACGAATATGATATCTATGTCGTGGATAAAGAGTTTAACTGGACTTATGTGAAAACACATGAAACCTTGTTGTGCGGACCATACTTTGGTCGTAAAGATACCAAAACCTAAACTATGCGGAGGCTCTAGGGGCGCCGTCAGAAGTGCTTGTGTACTAGATAACTGTTTTGGTAAATGCTTGGGGAAGCGATTTGTCGATTGGTTATGAGCATGATTATTGGTTGCGTTGAATAGGAATTTTTTCAGGCAAGGAAGAGGGAAATGTTAAATATTCGTCGAGCTACGGCTTGTGATTGGCAATTATTATCAGACATAGCTTATAAGTCCGAAGCCTATTGGGGATATGACTCCGATTATATGGAAAAGTTCAAATCAATGTATCAGGTAACAGAAGAGTTTATAAGCCATAATGAGACTTATGTTATTGAGGATCATTGTAATGTGTTTGGTTTTTATGGTCTGTTAGTAAACGATAAAGAAAGTTCTTTAGAATACTTCTTTATTGAACCCCAAAGCATAGGTAAGGGATATGGAAAATTATTATGGAATCATTTAGTGGACAGTACGTGTAAAAGCTTAGGAATTCATGAATTGGTAATAGTAACAAGCCCGCAAGCAAAAGATTTTTATATAAAGTTAGGTGCTAATTCTCTTGGAGAAGTTGAATCATTACTTAAAAAGGGACGTATGATACCTCAATTATCATATAAGATACATAATTATTTGAGGGCAGGCCAACCGTGTTAAGCTTTAGTTTTGGAGGCAGGAGACGTCAGATTAGAAACTTAGATTATGTGAATAGTATATGATGGTTGGGAACCCCGAGAATATTATATGACGGACCATAATGCCGACCTCCTATGTTCGGCTGATAAATGCAGCTATATTTTATGAAAGGCTGAGGAGCTCAATGATAGTACGTGACATGATTAAAGAGGATATTCCACAACTGGCTCAATTGTATAAACAATTTTGGGGTGAGGACTCCTCTATTGATACGATGTACATACAGTTTAAGAAATTTCAAGAAAATGGTTCTCACCTATTGCTCAGTGCGGTTGAAGACAATCAGCTTGTCGGTTCTGTTATGGGCGTGATCTGCGAGGAATTGTATGGGGATTGTAAATCTTTTTTAGTTCTTGAAAATATGATCGTTGATAAAGATCATAGAAATCGTGGAATTGGCAGGGCGCTGATATCGGAACTAGAAAGAAGAGCAGCAGAGAAATGTAACCAGATAATTCTTGTTACTGAAACGAATAGAATTGATGCTTGTAATTTTTATGAATCTGTAGGATATAGACCTGAAGCATATAAGGGATTTAAAAAGAAGTTAAAATAATTTAGCTTATTGACATATATAGATTGTCGATATACTATACTTCTATATAGATCATCTATATAAGGAGGCTGTTCTTATGCCAATTGATAAAAGCCTGTTAACCGGGAGCACCACTATGCTTATCCTAAAACTACTGGAAGAAACGGATATGTATGGGTATGAAATGATTGAAGAACTAAGCAAAAAATCGCAGAACATAT comes from the Desulfitobacterium chlororespirans DSM 11544 genome and includes:
- the ant(9) gene encoding aminoglycoside nucleotidyltransferase ANT(9), giving the protein MSTESKTIPLEATQALKIVQELLGSAVEGVYLFGSAVAGGLQVNSDVDVLMVVNRRLPAETRRDLVTRLMEVSGKIGNTDSIRPLEVTIINKTDVVPWRYPPKNEFIYGEWLREQYEGGQIPESAYDPDLTILLKQIRENSISLVGPDASDMFDLVPMKDIRRAIKESMPGLMESIKGDERNVILTLARMWLTVTVGEISSKDAAAAWAIPRLPKEQGALLDLARRAYRGEGNDSWEGREHEIIELVGHMKLSIESGLSS
- a CDS encoding GNAT family N-acetyltransferase; this translates as MLNIRRATACDWQLLSDIAYKSEAYWGYDSDYMEKFKSMYQVTEEFISHNETYVIEDHCNVFGFYGLLVNDKESSLEYFFIEPQSIGKGYGKLLWNHLVDSTCKSLGIHELVIVTSPQAKDFYIKLGANSLGEVESLLKKGRMIPQLSYKIHNYLRAGQPC
- a CDS encoding class I SAM-dependent methyltransferase, with amino-acid sequence MKNKKVLSTEKYIRSLYVSNSIREPVISTAISQLGLPEGTYGLDIGCGIGLYTLLLAETVGLNGHVLGIDTTEEFLKKACSLASDKSLEKSVSFKKADASKLPFQDNTFDWAGSMDFVGYGNQNPVSLLKEAHRVVKPGGIVFILMWSSQMLLPGYPLLEARLNATSSGIAPFKASMPPELHFMRSLSWFNQIGFAEPIFRTFVRDISPPLSSEMRMALTELFQMRWGEIDLEVTSEDWKDYQRLCHPDSPDFILNVPDYCAFITYSLFCGRVVQ
- a CDS encoding DUF4275 family protein, translating into MGIINVLKNKKIKVTEIPKWGAFLRKQWEDNFANHLSVEERKSIYLWNNSGLCGYLWHLFSYEKRACLKREEAEKAFNNEHKGSCYVFWQHTDYALILENAYILNTEDLEDEYDIYVVDKEFNWTYVKTHETLLCGPYFGRKDTKT
- a CDS encoding GNAT family N-acetyltransferase, encoding MIVRDMIKEDIPQLAQLYKQFWGEDSSIDTMYIQFKKFQENGSHLLLSAVEDNQLVGSVMGVICEELYGDCKSFLVLENMIVDKDHRNRGIGRALISELERRAAEKCNQIILVTETNRIDACNFYESVGYRPEAYKGFKKKLK
- a CDS encoding VOC family protein; the encoded protein is MIKSFGGINISSKNPELLVEFYNEKLGIPILTKNPSQCSYDGVELGFNIKEPVIWIWNENKWGKSNFGAVTFVFRCDDLDETYRELKEKNVILDPPITAVWGGKELNVKDLDGNNILMLEE